The genome window CTAAAAATTATTTCTTTTATTGTATTTTTATTCATTCTTTGGATAAACAAAACCAGAAAAACAGTCCTTTTCTGGTTTATTCTTCTTTTTATTGATGAAGCAACTGTGTAAATTCTTCTTGAAGTTCCTTGTTGTCCGTTGGTTTTAGATACATCTTTCCACCATTAGTCGTTGGAGAATGAAAGACAATGCCTTCTCCTGTATCTGTAATGGCAAAGAAATAACTATGCACATCTGGATACTTGTCCCAATTGCTATAGCGTTCCACGATGCGGTATTTTGCATTTCCCTGACCAGTATCTGTATAAATGGCATCCATCTTGCTATTTTCCCCTAGAGTATAGAGGTTGTCTGGTCCTACATCACCGCCAGCGATGCCTTTTTGATAGTTGGGTTGGCCCATCTTTTCTCCCCAGGTCTTCATAAATTCTGCTAATTTTGCTGATTTTTCAGCGTTCCAAGGCGTTTTTTCCTGGCTTTGGCTATTTCCCGCTGATGGTGCGCTGTCAAAAGTTTGCCAGTCAAAAGCCTTGAGATCCAGTTTATTCTCATCCGATTTTCCAAAGAGGCTATTCAGATCTGAACCAGGTACTTGGACTTCTTCTTCCTGGACTTTGGTCGCAGCTTGAGGCGTCTTTTCTATCCGTGAGAGCACAGCTACCCCACGGCCAGTTCCTGACATCCAGCTGACTTCTAAGACTTCTCCTCCCTGATAGAGGGTCGTCGCATTGCGCGCTCCACCGTGTCCAGCGACGAAACCTTCAGCTAGCAGGGTCGGTTTTTGGTTCTTGAGGTAATAAACTCCTGTCACAAAGTAGCTTCCATCGGTCTGCTGATTGGCGATGATCATCTCATCTACCCCATCGTTATTTAAGTCCTTAAAGGCATAGCGAACGGCATCTGGCTGATTGATCACGGTCTCGATCACCCAGCTATTGATCATCCGATCTTCTTTGGCTAATGCATCATTCAATTTGGAAATAGCATCTAAATCTTTTGAAGTGGCAAAAATCTTTTGGTAGTCTGAAAAAACAGACTGGTATAATTGTTTGTTATCTGCTTTTTTCGCTTGTTTCTTTGCTGAGGTCTGGCTTGTTGCAGCCTCTTTTTTGGGACTGGACTGGCGTTGGTATCTTTGGTAACATCCTGTTAACATGACCATACTCGAAGCCACTATTCCTAACTGCACCCATTGTTTTCTTTTCATCTTATTTCCTATAGTCTCCCTTATTTTCATACTAAACTTTATTATACTAAAAAAAAGGTGAGGAAGGAATCCCTTCTTCACACTTAGTTTATTTTATTCGGTTTGGCACGACTATCCGTTTGACTTTCAATATGCTCTTTCACCAAGGCAACTACCTCATCATTGGTCGGAAGATCCGAGTGCTGGGCATCTTCCCCCGTCACCGTAATCTCCGTATAGCTAGCTGCTTGGTTTTGGTAGATATATTTCCCAGCAGAAACACTGGCATCTGGGACCAACTCATCTGAATCATAGGTGATGGTCCCTGCTACTGAATACATATGAAGGGTTGTGGGGATAGCTTCTTTTCCCTTGATAAAGTCAGCCAACATCTCAGATTTATTTTTGATATTGGTCTCCGTGAAATTGTAGGGAGTTCCGATGGTCATGAGGGTCTTGAGATCCACATCATAATCCCCCAGGTAATTTTCAATAAAGGCTGTATAAATCAAGCCACCGTTGGAATGACCCAAGCCCTTAAAATTATTAAAATTGTATTTGGCTTGAAGGGCTTCAAAGGCTTGATTGAATAGTTTAGCCTGCTTTTTAATGTTGCTATAGCCATCTTTGTTGTTTTCAAAACCAACCACAATTACCGGCTCATTGTCCTTGGCATCAATACTACCACTATAGGTGATATGCCCATCATTCCAAACCTTAAGCTTAAGTAGACTGTGTTTGGTTCCTTGGCGGCCTTGGTTGAGCTTGGTTACCAAGCTATCGAAGCGGTTCTCTGTTGCTGAGCTTCCCGGGATCATGATGATGGGAGACAATTTTGAATTATAAAATTTCTCGATTTTTGAAACATTGGTCCGAGTCCAGCTATAAGAAGGAATGGCTAAAGCGATTAAGAAAAGACTAACCAAAGTGAGGACGATCGCTGTTTTTTTAGATTGTTTCATCGCTTTCTCCTTTCACTTTTAGATCTTTTCGGATACGATTTCCCATGCGGACAAATGGTAGATAAAGGAGCACATCGACGGCAAAACAAAGTATACTGACAGCTAAGGCTCTCAGACTTCCTCCGGTTCCAATAAAAGCATAAAGAAGGCTAGGTGTCCCATCTGGCACGGGATAGACGGCTGCTGGCATCAGTTTGAAGCACAAAGCTAGAGCTGCTATCGCCATATTCACCAAAGGGATCAATAAAAAGGGAATCACATATAGGAGGTTGAGAAGGACCGGTATCCCTACCATGAAAGAAGCCCCATTGTTAAAGAGACTTGGAAACAGACTGAGAAGACTGACTTTCTTGTCCTTTTGACTTCGTGAAACCAATAAGATTGCAACCAAAAGCGCTAGGACAGCGCCGACACCAGCCACCAGACCAAAACTGCGGTACAAATTGGTCAAGGTATAGAGATGAGGAATGCCTGTCGTTGAATGATGGGTCACAGCGTAGGTCAGATTTTCCAAGGCAAAGCTATCATCCGCAATTGAGTTCAAGGCAAAGACTTGACTATTACCAAACCAAGCAGATATGCTACTGAAAAGACCCATGACAAAGGTGGACAGGAGATGATGACTGCTTACCGTTAGAGAAGCCAAGAACTGTCGGATAGTTTGAAAAATATTAAATTGATTTCCAAGAACCAAAAGAAGATTGAGGCTGACCCCTAGAACTAAGGACAAGAAAATGGGACGCACCGTCTTGGGTTGATAGATGAAATCCTTGTCCACAATCTGGTCGTCACTGGCCTTGGATAGACGAAAGATCTGCCCAATTAGATAGCCTAAAAAAATCGCTAAGACGATATTGGTCGTCGCGGGTAAGTTGATACGCGTCAGTTGCCCGTCATGGAGCGGTCCCACCAACAATTCCTGAGACCCTACAATCAAGCTGACCAAAAGAGCGGTGACACCTGCTGTCCCTGTACTTCTACCATAGTGCCCAGCTGTATATTTTCCAGCGAAATAAGTCGCTAAAGGTCCTGCTAGACCTCCTAAAAAATTGGAAAAATTAATGAGGACTTGACTAATGGCCTGATCCCACGGCAACCAGCTATCCATCGAAAAGAGCTGATGGATATAGCCTCGATCGGAGAAGACCGATAGAGCGATCACCCGAATGATTCCTGAAAATAGAAAAAAAGGAAATAAGGAAACAAGGGTTTTCTGGGAAATTTGAATCAAACTTTTTTCTCGTAACCAGAAAAACTTCTGGACTAAATACTTGGTCATGGGGCCTCCTGTTCGAGTTGATTGACTTCTTTACGTTTACTGTTTTCTTCTTATTATACCATACTGGCGAGCCTTTCCTTTCGTTTGGAGAAGCATCGTCTTTTGAGAATGCTGTTAATATTTTCAAAACTTTTCAAAAACTCTTTGACAGGGGTCTTCATTTCCTCTATACTATTTGTTAGCTAACAAAACGATGGATCAGGTTACCGTTGGTCGTGCTATGCTCCTAGCGATTGGAGCTGACGGAAAATCAGATCGTAACCATGATTTTTATACCATAGTCCATATCTTTAGGAAGATTTAGGAGGAATCAGACACCGATGTCACAAGAAAAAATTTCAGCCAAGGTCTTATTTGCAATCTTTGCAACAGGGATCCTTTCCTTTTGCGGGGTGGCTGGAGAAACTGCCATGAATATCACCTTCCCAATATTGATGAAGGAATTTGAGATCAATACCGCAACCGTCCAGTGGGTCACCACCATCTATCTTCTAGTCGTTGCCTGTGTAGTCCCCTTATCTGCCTACCTTAAGCGCTCTTTTAAAATGAAGTCCATCTTTTTAGTTGGAAATCTCCTATCTGTTTTAGGTGTTCTCATTGACTTCCTAGCTCCAAGTTTTGGCTTTGTGGTCTTGGGTCGATTGGTCCAAGGAATGGGGGTTGGTTTTGCCCTTCCTCTGATGTTTAATATCATTTTAGAGCAGGTCCCAAAACGCAAGATCGGTCTCATGATGGGAGTGGGGACCCTGATTACAGCTATCGCTCCCGCCATTGGTCCTACTGTCGGTGGTCTCTTGACAGCTAACTTCGGCTGGCGCTCCATCTTTTTGGTTCAATTCCCGATCCTTCTAGCTTCGCTAGTTGCAGGACTTCGCTCCATTGAGCAAATCAGTAAAGTCAAACGAGAAACCCTTGATATCATGAGCCTTCTCGCCATTATTGCATCATTTTTAGGCTTGATTCTAGGCATTCACGGTCTCTCTGACCATGCTTTCTTTAGTTTTTCTGTCCTTGGTTGGCTGGTGATTGGGTTCTTGGGACTGGTTCTCTTAGTCTGGCGGTCCAATCAGTTGGAGAATCCCATTATCAACCTTGCCATCTTAAAGAACCATCTCCTCACTGGCCATGTTCTTGCCTTTTTCACTTTCCAATTAGGTTCTCTGGCCATGAGTTTCCTCTTGCCCAATTATATCCAGTTGGTCAACCACTCTAACACCACACTTGCAGCTTTGATGCTGCTTCCAGGAGCCATCATCGGAGCTGGCTTTGCTCCTTTCTCCGGTCTCATTCTAGATAAACTAGGCGCCCGCAGACCAATTCTCCTTGGAGCTGTTTTGATCCTTCTGGCTCATTTCTTCTTCACACTCTTTGGCTTGAAGTTATCAAATGTCTTGATTCTTGTCTTTTACATGATCTTCATGACCGGTATGGGGCTTGCCTTTGGCAATATCATGACCAACGGACAAAAACAACTCTCTCTGGAAGAGCAACCTGATGCGAACGCGATTTTTAACACCTTGCAACAATTTGCAGGCGCTGTCGGAACAACCCTAGCTTCGCTGATCGTTGCCATGAGCCAAGCTAATCAAAAGATGGACTTCACCCAAGCCACTGCTAAAGGAAGCCGCAACGGTTTTATGGTCTTATTTGCCTTAGGCATCTTCCAACTGCTTCTCTTATTTTGGGTTGTGGGGAAAGAACAAGATACGAATTAATTTTTCTCATCAGAAAACAGCAATTTGCTGTTTTTTTGTTATCCTTTCCGCACTCGCGTTAGAATACCATCAGGATCCTCAAAGGTAAAATCACTTCTGCTAAATAAATCTTGCTAGAATAGGCGTATGACCTATTCTTTCTTTTTGCTTGCAATGCCAAAGATTATAACTTAAATTTCATTAAATTGTCGAACTTTTATCATTTGAGTTAAAATCCTTGCTTTCTTATTGTATTTTATTTATAATCATTCTAAATAAGATAAAGGAGACATTGTATGACTGAAATGAAACATGGAGTAGATGAATCATTTAACGACCGCTTGAATATCTTGAGAGCCGCTGTTCTCGGGGCCAATGATGGGATTATTTCTATTGCTGGGGTGGTGATTGGGGTAGCCAGTGCCACACCAAACATCTGGATCATTTTCCTATCTGGCTTGTCGGCGATTCTGGCAGGTGCCTTTTCGATGGCGGGCGGTGAGTATGTCTCTGTTTCCACACAAAAAGACACGGAAGAAGCCGCTGTGAACCGCGAACAAGCCTTGTTGGATCGCGATCCAAAGTTAGCGAGAGAATCTCTCTACCACGCTTACCTTCAAAATGGAGAATGCGAAACTTCCGCAAAGATTTTGACAGAACGGGCCTTTATGAAACATCCACTCAAAGCCCTGGTCGAAGAGAAATATGGTATCGAATATGAGGAGTTTACTAATCCTTGGCATGCTGCTGCATCTAGCTTTCTTGCTTTTTCGGTTGGTTCCCTTCCTCCAATGCTCTCTATTATTCTCTTTCCAACTGCCTATCGCATCCCGGTGACGGTCTTCGTTGTTGGACTATCCTTGATCTTCACTGGCTATACCAGTGCAAAACTGGGAAAAGCACCAACCAAGCCAGCCATGCTTCGCAACCTCATCATTGGCCTTCTCACCATGGGTGTGACTTACTTCTTCGGACAACTCTTTAGTATCTAAAAAGCTGAGACTTCTGTCTCAGCTTTTCTTATGCTTCTAATAAGGCTTGTGCTTGTTTTTCCAGTCCTGCGACCGCTTCATCTGTCAAGACTAATTCACCTGTTTCCCAAGCTTCTGGGTTAACGGTTGTTCCAGTAAACTCTCCAACCACTTGAGTCCGAACGAAAGGCAAGAGCGCTTGGTAAGCCGCAAACATTGGTTCGTGTCCGGCATTGGCTACTGAAGAAACCGTTACGATCTTATCTTGAAGGGCAGATGGACCACGAGTTTCTGACAGGTCAAGGGCACGGCTAAGCCAG of Streptococcus sp. S5 contains these proteins:
- a CDS encoding alpha/beta hydrolase; its protein translation is MKQSKKTAIVLTLVSLFLIALAIPSYSWTRTNVSKIEKFYNSKLSPIIMIPGSSATENRFDSLVTKLNQGRQGTKHSLLKLKVWNDGHITYSGSIDAKDNEPVIVVGFENNKDGYSNIKKQAKLFNQAFEALQAKYNFNNFKGLGHSNGGLIYTAFIENYLGDYDVDLKTLMTIGTPYNFTETNIKNKSEMLADFIKGKEAIPTTLHMYSVAGTITYDSDELVPDASVSAGKYIYQNQAASYTEITVTGEDAQHSDLPTNDEVVALVKEHIESQTDSRAKPNKIN
- a CDS encoding NADPH-dependent FMN reductase, with protein sequence MKNILFIVGSLRQGSFNHQMAKKAESLLEGKATVTYLDYKDIPMMNQDLETPTLPAVQAARDAVLAADAIWIFSPVYNFAIPGVVKNLIDWLSRALDLSETRGPSALQDKIVTVSSVANAGHEPMFAAYQALLPFVRTQVVGEFTGTTVNPEAWETGELVLTDEAVAGLEKQAQALLEA
- a CDS encoding PTS transporter subunit EIIC; this encodes MTKYLVQKFFWLREKSLIQISQKTLVSLFPFFLFSGIIRVIALSVFSDRGYIHQLFSMDSWLPWDQAISQVLINFSNFLGGLAGPLATYFAGKYTAGHYGRSTGTAGVTALLVSLIVGSQELLVGPLHDGQLTRINLPATTNIVLAIFLGYLIGQIFRLSKASDDQIVDKDFIYQPKTVRPIFLSLVLGVSLNLLLVLGNQFNIFQTIRQFLASLTVSSHHLLSTFVMGLFSSISAWFGNSQVFALNSIADDSFALENLTYAVTHHSTTGIPHLYTLTNLYRSFGLVAGVGAVLALLVAILLVSRSQKDKKVSLLSLFPSLFNNGASFMVGIPVLLNLLYVIPFLLIPLVNMAIAALALCFKLMPAAVYPVPDGTPSLLYAFIGTGGSLRALAVSILCFAVDVLLYLPFVRMGNRIRKDLKVKGESDETI
- a CDS encoding MFS transporter codes for the protein MSQEKISAKVLFAIFATGILSFCGVAGETAMNITFPILMKEFEINTATVQWVTTIYLLVVACVVPLSAYLKRSFKMKSIFLVGNLLSVLGVLIDFLAPSFGFVVLGRLVQGMGVGFALPLMFNIILEQVPKRKIGLMMGVGTLITAIAPAIGPTVGGLLTANFGWRSIFLVQFPILLASLVAGLRSIEQISKVKRETLDIMSLLAIIASFLGLILGIHGLSDHAFFSFSVLGWLVIGFLGLVLLVWRSNQLENPIINLAILKNHLLTGHVLAFFTFQLGSLAMSFLLPNYIQLVNHSNTTLAALMLLPGAIIGAGFAPFSGLILDKLGARRPILLGAVLILLAHFFFTLFGLKLSNVLILVFYMIFMTGMGLAFGNIMTNGQKQLSLEEQPDANAIFNTLQQFAGAVGTTLASLIVAMSQANQKMDFTQATAKGSRNGFMVLFALGIFQLLLLFWVVGKEQDTN
- a CDS encoding DUF4767 domain-containing protein, producing MKRKQWVQLGIVASSMVMLTGCYQRYQRQSSPKKEAATSQTSAKKQAKKADNKQLYQSVFSDYQKIFATSKDLDAISKLNDALAKEDRMINSWVIETVINQPDAVRYAFKDLNNDGVDEMIIANQQTDGSYFVTGVYYLKNQKPTLLAEGFVAGHGGARNATTLYQGGEVLEVSWMSGTGRGVAVLSRIEKTPQAATKVQEEEVQVPGSDLNSLFGKSDENKLDLKAFDWQTFDSAPSAGNSQSQEKTPWNAEKSAKLAEFMKTWGEKMGQPNYQKGIAGGDVGPDNLYTLGENSKMDAIYTDTGQGNAKYRIVERYSNWDKYPDVHSYFFAITDTGEGIVFHSPTTNGGKMYLKPTDNKELQEEFTQLLHQ
- a CDS encoding VIT1/CCC1 transporter family protein: MTEMKHGVDESFNDRLNILRAAVLGANDGIISIAGVVIGVASATPNIWIIFLSGLSAILAGAFSMAGGEYVSVSTQKDTEEAAVNREQALLDRDPKLARESLYHAYLQNGECETSAKILTERAFMKHPLKALVEEKYGIEYEEFTNPWHAAASSFLAFSVGSLPPMLSIILFPTAYRIPVTVFVVGLSLIFTGYTSAKLGKAPTKPAMLRNLIIGLLTMGVTYFFGQLFSI